Proteins encoded by one window of Phycisphaerae bacterium:
- a CDS encoding prepilin-type N-terminal cleavage/methylation domain-containing protein, translating into MHTGSVSHGISCVRRWSGGFTLIEVLVVVAIMALLISILLPSLSEAREQAKRAACLSNLKGLGTAVTAYILNEKERFCWMPKTWLFGGRKGNGEVTWGGWDVPAERRPLNRYVYQGKMRNSMSLEAYRCPSDFGVRLNNEPDSQATKSPGYDVLGTSYQSNHNWASYADSSPDMGPGGEGYAGTALDQRIDYLEDNIVRMMLRKAPTRFIVLYEDPADWALNTADKFIPNYKVTSWHKKPNYHCMGFLDGHAQYLYVDFKKNSRLRHISGTVDWLARQDYREQ; encoded by the coding sequence ATGCATACTGGATCCGTCAGTCATGGAATCTCTTGTGTTCGGCGTTGGTCCGGCGGTTTTACTCTCATTGAAGTGCTTGTCGTGGTGGCCATCATGGCTCTGCTCATTTCGATTCTCTTGCCCTCGCTGTCGGAGGCGCGCGAACAAGCGAAACGCGCCGCCTGTTTGTCAAACCTGAAAGGCCTCGGCACGGCGGTCACGGCGTACATCCTCAACGAGAAAGAGCGTTTTTGCTGGATGCCCAAGACCTGGCTCTTCGGCGGCAGAAAGGGCAACGGCGAGGTCACGTGGGGAGGCTGGGACGTACCTGCTGAGCGTCGCCCATTAAACAGATACGTCTACCAAGGAAAGATGCGTAACAGCATGTCTCTGGAGGCTTACCGCTGTCCGTCGGACTTCGGTGTTCGTCTGAACAACGAGCCGGACAGCCAAGCCACCAAGAGCCCCGGCTATGACGTGCTCGGAACCAGCTACCAATCCAACCACAACTGGGCATCGTATGCGGACAGCTCCCCGGACATGGGTCCGGGGGGTGAAGGCTATGCGGGAACGGCCCTCGATCAGAGAATCGATTATCTCGAGGACAACATCGTCCGGATGATGCTGAGGAAGGCCCCGACGCGCTTCATCGTGCTGTACGAGGACCCGGCCGACTGGGCGCTCAATACGGCGGACAAGTTCATTCCGAACTACAAGGTGACCTCCTGGCACAAAAAGCCGAACTACCACTGCATGGGCTTTCTCGACGGGCACGCCCAGTATCTCTATGTTGATTTCAAGAAGAACAGTCGCTTGCGTCATATCAGCGGTACGGTCGACTGGTTGGCCCGGCAGGACTATCGGGAGCAATGA